CGGCGCCCCTCGATGACGCCGTCGGCCAGAACGCCGAGATCTTTCTTGAGCAATACGATGTCGGCGGCGTCCTTCGCGACGTCGACCGCCGAGTCGACTGAAATTCCGACGTCTGCGTCGTGCAGGGCGACGGCGTCGTTGACTCCATCGCCCAAATAGCCGACGTCGCGGCCGGTCTTGCGCTGCAATCTGATGATGCGCGATTTCTGATCCGGGGTGACGCGCGCGAAGATCGACGTCCGCTCGACCGCGCTTGTCAGCTCAGCGTCAGTCATCGAGTCCAGTTGCTTGCCGGTGAGCGTGCCTCCGACCGCCAAACCGAGCTCGCGGCAGACGACCTGGGCGGTCAGGTCGCTGTCGCCCGTCACGATCTTGACTTGGACGTCGAGATCTTCCAAGCGGCGCAAGCTGTCGGCGGCGTCGAGTTTAGGTTCGTCGGCAAACGTCAGCACGCCAACAGGCGAGAGATCGCGCTCATCGGTCGGATGGAGCTGCGCAAGCGAGGCAGCTTCCCTTTGCGCGAGCACGATCGCGCGGCGTCCGTCGTTCATCTGAAGATCGACAAGCGCCTTGAGCTGCGGGCTGAAGCCCGTGGAGCAGGCCTCGATCGCTTCGGGCGCGCCTTTTGCCAGCAGCAGCCGTCGTCCGTCCGGCGCGTCGACCAGGACCGACATCATCTGGCGCTGATAGTCGAACGGCGCGTGATCGATCAGGCGATAGCGCTGCGCTGCCTCGCGACGCGCGGGGGTCGCCGCTTCCCACAGCGCGACGTCAAGCGCATTGCCGCTTATGATGCGTCCGTCCTGGACGACGACGTCCGTGCATAGCAAGGCTTGTACCGCGAGGTCTTCGGAGCTCGTGCCGTCCGGGGCGAGCGCGCTCAGGAAGGAGATCTTCCCTTGGGTGAGCGTTCCGGTCTTGTCCGTGAAGAGCACTTCGATGTTGCCGAGGTCCTCGATGCTCACGAGCCGTTTTACGATGACCGAACGTTTTGCGAGTTGACGTGCGCCGAACGAGAGGCTGATCGTGACGATCGCCGGCAGCAGTTGCGGCGTGATGCCGATGGCGATCGAGAGCGCGAACAGCAACGACTCGATCCACGAGTGATGCAGCAGCGCATTGAGCACGAAGATCGTGCCCGCGAGGATGACCGTGATGCGCACCAGCAGCATCGAGAAATCCCGCAGGCCGAGTTGAAACGCCGTCTGCGGCACCTGGCGCAGGAGTTCGTGGGCGATAGATCCATACGCACAGGCCCGACCCGTAGCCACTACGACGCCGGTCGCGGCGCCGTTCTTCACGACCGTTCCAAGATACGCGCAGCACGAGAGATTGAGCGAAGACTCATCCGGTTTGCAGGTCAGCGACTTCACGGCCGGCATCGCCTCGCCGGTCAGGGCTGACTCGTCGCACTCGAGGTCGTGCACTTCGATGAGGCGCATGTCGGCCGGCACGATGTCACCGATTGCGATCTCCACGACGTCGCCAGGCACCAGCTCAGTGACGTTTATGGTCCCGCGCTTGCCGTCGCGTATGACCAGTGCTTTGCGCTGCACCCGTGCGCGCAGGTCGTCGACAGCCTTGGCAGAGCTATACTCGTTCGCGAAGCTCAAGCCGACGCTGAGGAAGATGATCACGAGGATGATCGCCGCGTCCGAGCTGTCGTGAAGCCAAAGCGAGAGCAGCGCGGTTCCGATCATCAGGATGAGGAATGGGTTCTGGAACTGCCTGGCAAGAACGCTCCAGGCTGTCGTTTTCTGCTGCTCGATCTGGTTCGGCCCAACGCGGCGAAGACGCGCTTGCGCCTCTGCCGACGAAAGCCCGTCCTTTGAGCTGCCCGATCGGCGCAGCACCTCGTCGGGTTCGAGAGCCGCTGAGGCGCGCAGGTCGGGCGCGGTCATGGCGCTCACCGGCGCTGGGTTGGTCTTTCCGCGGACAGGAGCGCAGACACGTGGCGGGCGATCATGAGATCTTCGTTCGTCGCGACGACCAGAACGGCGACGCGGCTGCTTGCCGCGGAGATGCACGCGGCGTTTGCGTCGTTGAGCTGGTCGTCGATGACGACTCCAAGATAGGCGCAGCCGGCGCAGATGGCTTTTCTGATCGGCGCCGCATGCTCGCCGATGCCTCCGGTGAAAACGAACTGATCGAGACCGCCCAGCACGGCTACCAACGCACCGATGTGTTTGACGGCGATATACACGTATAGACTGATCGCATCCTGTGCGGCTCGATCGCCGGCTGCGCGACGTAATAGCTCACGCATGTCCGCCGTGCCGGAAACGCCGAGCAGTCCAGACCGGGAATTGAGCAGTTCGGACAGCGCCTCCGCGTCGAGGCGTTTGGCGCGCAGCAGATAGATCAACACGCCTGGATCGAGGTCGCCCGGACGCGTCCCCATCATCACCCCGCCGAGCGGACTGAATCCCATGGTCGTGTCGATGGACCTGCCGTTTCGTATCGCCGCGAGACTTGCCCCGTTTCCCAGATGGGCGATCAGCGTGCGTTCCAGTGGGGGGATAGCGCTCACGACGTATTCGTATGACAGCCCGTGATACCCGAATCGGCGCACCATCGGTCCTAGATCGCTCGGCAGCGGATAGCTCTGTGCGACCGCGGGCATATCCTTGTGGAAGGCAGAGTCGAAGCACGCGACTGCCGGCACTTCCGGCACGTGGGCGGCCACGTAGCGCATCGCCGTGAGCGCCGCGGTGTGCGTGGGGTCGAATTCGACCAAGCGCTCAAGCGACGCTATGAGCTCGCTGTCGACGCGCTGCGGTTCCATGTGCTCGGGACCGCCGAACACGACGCGATGGCCGATGGCGTCGAGTTGAAGTCCTTGCCGCTTGACCGAATCAAGCACCGAACGCAACGCCGCCGGCTGGTCGCGGGCGCTCGTGATGTCTTCCTCCCCGCTTCCGAGGAGCTGC
The nucleotide sequence above comes from Candidatus Eremiobacteraceae bacterium. Encoded proteins:
- a CDS encoding acetate/propionate family kinase → MALDPLADVRILCLNSGSSSLKYAIYEMPAEQLLGSGEEDITSARDQPAALRSVLDSVKRQGLQLDAIGHRVVFGGPEHMEPQRVDSELIASLERLVEFDPTHTAALTAMRYVAAHVPEVPAVACFDSAFHKDMPAVAQSYPLPSDLGPMVRRFGYHGLSYEYVVSAIPPLERTLIAHLGNGASLAAIRNGRSIDTTMGFSPLGGVMMGTRPGDLDPGVLIYLLRAKRLDAEALSELLNSRSGLLGVSGTADMRELLRRAAGDRAAQDAISLYVYIAVKHIGALVAVLGGLDQFVFTGGIGEHAAPIRKAICAGCAYLGVVIDDQLNDANAACISAASSRVAVLVVATNEDLMIARHVSALLSAERPTQRR
- the mgtA gene encoding magnesium-translocating P-type ATPase, whose translation is MTAPDLRASAALEPDEVLRRSGSSKDGLSSAEAQARLRRVGPNQIEQQKTTAWSVLARQFQNPFLILMIGTALLSLWLHDSSDAAIILVIIFLSVGLSFANEYSSAKAVDDLRARVQRKALVIRDGKRGTINVTELVPGDVVEIAIGDIVPADMRLIEVHDLECDESALTGEAMPAVKSLTCKPDESSLNLSCCAYLGTVVKNGAATGVVVATGRACAYGSIAHELLRQVPQTAFQLGLRDFSMLLVRITVILAGTIFVLNALLHHSWIESLLFALSIAIGITPQLLPAIVTISLSFGARQLAKRSVIVKRLVSIEDLGNIEVLFTDKTGTLTQGKISFLSALAPDGTSSEDLAVQALLCTDVVVQDGRIISGNALDVALWEAATPARREAAQRYRLIDHAPFDYQRQMMSVLVDAPDGRRLLLAKGAPEAIEACSTGFSPQLKALVDLQMNDGRRAIVLAQREAASLAQLHPTDERDLSPVGVLTFADEPKLDAADSLRRLEDLDVQVKIVTGDSDLTAQVVCRELGLAVGGTLTGKQLDSMTDAELTSAVERTSIFARVTPDQKSRIIRLQRKTGRDVGYLGDGVNDAVALHDADVGISVDSAVDVAKDAADIVLLKKDLGVLADGVIEGRRVFANTMKYVLMGTSSNFGNMFSAAGASLFLPFLPMLPSQILLNNLLYDISEMTIPTDNVDPEQLRRPAHWDMKFIQRFMVIFGPISSIFDFVTFGVMLFIFRAGPELFHTGWFVESLSTQSLVVFLIRTRYVPFWRSRASWQLQLTTFAIVALGMILPFTPLARPLGFVPLPLAFFGALAVMIAAYLGLIELAKWLFYRSSLGAQNNAPAGETTSTSFAERSKT